A genome region from Bdellovibrionales bacterium includes the following:
- the flgC gene encoding flagellar basal body rod protein FlgC has translation MMDFGSGFRISGSGMRAQQVRMNTISSNIANVNTVRTPEGGPYRRKDVVLEATPDAKTFGEVLNHGAESLNRVQVTDIHVDTSAPNLRHEPDHPDADENGMVAYPNVNLMEEMANMIQATRAYEANVSALNATKDMAMTALNIGD, from the coding sequence ATAATGGATTTTGGCTCTGGTTTTAGAATTAGCGGTAGTGGAATGCGCGCCCAGCAGGTGCGCATGAATACGATTTCGAGCAACATCGCCAACGTGAATACGGTTCGCACTCCCGAGGGCGGTCCCTATCGCAGAAAAGACGTGGTTCTCGAAGCGACTCCAGACGCAAAAACCTTTGGTGAGGTTTTAAATCACGGCGCAGAGAGTTTAAATCGCGTTCAGGTGACAGATATCCATGTCGATACGAGCGCTCCAAATTTGAGACACGAGCCGGACCATCCTGATGCTGATGAAAATGGAATGGTGGCCTATCCCAACGTCAACTTAATGGAAGAGATGGCCAATATGATTCAGGCGACTCGGGCTTACGAGGCTAACGTCTCAGCCTTGAACGCGACCAAGGACATGGCTATGACGGCTTTGAATATTGG
- the flgB gene encoding flagellar basal body rod protein FlgB — protein MAEIFDKTLRALATSARMRQVKQNVVSANIANAETPGYKAKKIDFEEALAHAIRTDGNHVVEATNPDHFPVSPRALDSMQAEIYDNPEVEVSNDGNTVDLQREMSDMVENNIAYRAATQLINKKLAALKYAANDGGR, from the coding sequence ATGGCTGAAATATTTGATAAAACACTGAGAGCTTTGGCCACTTCGGCGAGAATGCGCCAAGTAAAGCAGAACGTAGTTTCTGCCAATATCGCCAATGCTGAAACTCCAGGATACAAGGCTAAGAAAATCGATTTCGAAGAGGCGCTGGCTCACGCGATTCGCACAGACGGGAATCATGTTGTGGAGGCCACGAACCCCGATCATTTTCCCGTTTCGCCGCGCGCTCTCGACAGCATGCAAGCTGAAATCTACGACAATCCAGAAGTGGAAGTTTCTAACGATGGGAATACCGTCGATCTTCAGCGGGAAATGTCGGACATGGTCGAAAACAACATTGCCTATCGTGCCGCGACTCAGCTGATCAATAAGAAATTAGCCGCTTTAAAGTACGCGGCAAATGATGGAGGCCGATAA
- a CDS encoding sigma-54 dependent transcriptional regulator, with protein MRNFVTHDAVMQNILKLVDNLSMSKATLLISGESGVGKEQLSQYIHAQSFRSKAPFIAVNCAAIPSTLLESELFGYEKGAFTGAHQTKIGQIEAADGGTFLLDEISEISLDLQGKLLRVIQEKELTRVGSTKSKAIDVRFICTTNRDLKEMVKRGEFRKDLFYRINVIPIRIPALRERIQDIEQYSHQFMERICSENNLPRRQFSSCAMTKLLSWNWPGNVRELQSVLERSILMTQNTEIKAEDLMIEGYAESRIQSFGPGMTVQEAERLLIFKTLEFTGENRTMAAKLLGISIRTLRNKLNEYKKDEVHG; from the coding sequence ATGAGAAATTTTGTAACTCATGATGCGGTAATGCAAAATATCTTAAAGCTCGTTGATAACTTGTCTATGAGCAAAGCGACTCTTTTGATCTCAGGCGAAAGCGGTGTCGGTAAAGAGCAACTTTCTCAATACATCCACGCGCAAAGCTTTCGTAGTAAAGCTCCGTTTATTGCCGTCAACTGCGCAGCGATTCCGAGCACACTCCTCGAAAGCGAACTCTTCGGATACGAAAAAGGGGCTTTCACCGGCGCACATCAAACAAAAATCGGTCAGATAGAAGCGGCCGATGGAGGTACGTTTCTGTTAGACGAGATCAGTGAAATTTCTTTGGATCTTCAGGGAAAACTTCTGCGTGTGATTCAAGAGAAAGAACTCACTCGCGTGGGCAGCACCAAATCTAAAGCCATTGATGTTCGATTTATCTGTACCACTAATCGCGATCTTAAAGAGATGGTAAAGCGCGGTGAATTCCGCAAAGACTTATTCTATCGAATTAATGTGATTCCCATTCGTATCCCTGCACTTCGTGAGCGCATTCAGGATATCGAACAATACTCACATCAATTTATGGAAAGAATTTGTAGCGAAAATAATTTGCCTCGCCGTCAATTCTCTAGCTGTGCGATGACCAAGCTTTTAAGTTGGAATTGGCCCGGGAATGTGCGTGAGCTCCAGAGTGTTCTCGAAAGAAGTATTTTGATGACGCAAAATACGGAGATCAAAGCCGAAGATCTTATGATCGAGGGTTATGCGGAATCTCGTATTCAATCTTTTGGCCCCGGGATGACTGTCCAAGAGGCAGAACGTTTACTTATTTTTAAAACTTTAGAATTTACAGGTGAAAATCGTACGATGGCCGCAAAGCTCCTTGGAATCAGCATCCGTACACTTCGTAATAAATTAAACGAATATAAAAAGGATGAAGTTCATGGCTGA
- a CDS encoding tetratricopeptide repeat protein, which yields MKQYFGWIFKLGLVACGFGMGLGRAWAQSSVIINHINDVTHFELPEVHSADYSLVQKSDHVELAVSQLDAVSANSLRGYSDQFIQKITVEKSASLNKDIIRIYPQNPNVEVFDYLTDTPVALSVDFYLDDQKTAAKARKSAPETEEGPTLAAKASKRSPSSTEFIKIEPPKPTKVGNQSVPTKLDYTKLGNTPDVIDPKLNALVKSVTEEGFDLINFDANKVIFNPDSIIEARGKLFLKWPILQSESRDIDQITRKKVAYEIEDADDKETKHAIELHKLFVDGRYRDFIKGKKNFSKKYPNSKYDHMLKYMQADSVYELSRIDTSRHLKLEALNLYDAIVKKYPESPLAERTILFTSLIRTQMGDHIGAIRSLKYYQTKYLKSPLRSNIDLLLAQNLLRASEFKEATDIYSRLIYGADPEIRVEAAYNIGDAFFERKEYKKAISLYETAWKQFPKDKERYPNAYFNKAEAEFVEEDYKVSLESFRDFLKQFPQHAYAPYAMTRLGEIFEIVGEDPAKWRGYYNESVFRYKSTVGGAVAKVRLLWHQVITSENKRLQLLVDDMTSYEKMITLPQADEFMIFQLTDAYFSRGLYKRATDELLAFFKKVERPLYVEKFQRRIGRGIAYQIKDHIAKNELKEAFKVYENYDEVWFKKSERVDYGYLKGVAYEKAKVYPAAIQAYNEFLNKFNKLADPESVRVYEGLPTEDFIQLRLAKSYLENKQYGLASGTLTKVKLDKISQEEKDEFHMVSAKIDMNNERWSAAIAHLEKISKGNFDIVNLKADVQASLKQPQKAIDEIDRYLDSEKTKKQEKFHLLKRKIALMDDAKAPEAELFSYMERFHQEFKDTDYNYDEIKYKLGAQWAHQKKFKEAEDVWSSISEGNVWKNLAAEAVKDKKWNDQYKKYIDRIPAMADKKENSK from the coding sequence ATGAAGCAATACTTTGGTTGGATATTTAAATTGGGTCTGGTCGCTTGCGGCTTTGGTATGGGTTTGGGCCGAGCTTGGGCGCAGAGTAGTGTGATTATTAATCACATTAATGATGTGACTCATTTTGAACTCCCAGAGGTTCATAGTGCGGATTATTCCTTGGTGCAAAAGTCGGATCATGTGGAGTTAGCGGTTTCTCAACTTGATGCCGTTTCGGCGAATTCGCTTCGCGGTTATAGTGATCAGTTCATTCAGAAGATTACCGTCGAGAAAAGTGCTTCGCTCAATAAAGATATTATTCGGATTTATCCTCAGAATCCAAACGTCGAGGTTTTTGATTACTTGACGGATACGCCAGTGGCGCTGTCTGTGGATTTTTATCTTGATGATCAAAAGACAGCGGCTAAAGCTCGGAAGTCGGCTCCCGAAACTGAGGAAGGTCCTACGTTGGCGGCGAAAGCCAGTAAGCGCTCTCCGTCGAGCACTGAATTTATAAAAATCGAGCCACCGAAGCCTACTAAAGTGGGGAATCAGTCAGTTCCGACAAAATTAGATTATACAAAACTCGGTAACACTCCTGATGTGATTGATCCTAAACTTAATGCTTTAGTGAAAAGTGTCACGGAAGAAGGTTTTGATCTTATTAACTTTGATGCCAATAAAGTGATTTTTAATCCAGATTCCATCATCGAAGCTCGAGGAAAACTCTTCCTCAAGTGGCCGATCCTACAAAGTGAAAGTCGGGATATTGATCAAATCACCCGAAAGAAAGTCGCTTACGAAATCGAAGACGCTGACGATAAAGAGACAAAACACGCCATTGAGCTTCACAAATTGTTCGTCGATGGACGCTATAGAGATTTTATTAAAGGTAAGAAGAATTTCTCGAAAAAGTACCCCAATTCGAAGTACGACCATATGTTAAAGTACATGCAGGCCGATTCTGTTTACGAATTATCGCGCATTGATACTTCTCGGCATTTAAAACTAGAAGCGCTCAATCTCTACGATGCTATCGTTAAAAAATATCCAGAGTCTCCTCTGGCCGAAAGAACCATTCTTTTCACGAGTCTTATTCGCACTCAAATGGGAGACCATATTGGTGCTATTCGCAGTCTTAAATATTATCAAACAAAATATTTAAAATCGCCGCTTCGATCGAATATTGATCTGTTATTAGCGCAAAATCTCTTAAGAGCTTCTGAATTTAAAGAAGCGACGGATATTTATTCGCGATTGATTTACGGAGCGGATCCCGAAATCAGAGTTGAAGCTGCCTACAATATTGGCGACGCGTTCTTTGAACGCAAAGAGTATAAAAAAGCTATTAGTCTTTACGAAACGGCATGGAAGCAATTTCCTAAAGACAAAGAACGTTATCCTAACGCTTACTTTAACAAAGCCGAAGCGGAGTTCGTCGAAGAAGATTACAAGGTGAGTTTAGAGTCGTTTAGAGATTTTCTTAAGCAATTTCCTCAACATGCCTACGCGCCCTACGCAATGACTCGTCTTGGAGAAATTTTTGAAATCGTAGGTGAGGATCCTGCGAAGTGGAGAGGGTATTACAACGAATCTGTTTTCCGTTACAAATCGACAGTAGGTGGTGCGGTCGCTAAAGTTCGCCTTTTATGGCATCAGGTCATCACCTCCGAAAATAAGCGACTTCAGTTACTTGTCGACGATATGACCAGCTACGAGAAAATGATCACGCTCCCACAGGCGGATGAATTTATGATCTTCCAGCTGACGGATGCCTATTTTAGCCGAGGCCTTTACAAAAGAGCGACGGATGAACTTTTAGCTTTCTTTAAGAAAGTCGAGCGTCCTTTGTACGTTGAAAAGTTCCAACGTCGAATCGGACGGGGTATTGCCTATCAAATTAAAGATCACATCGCCAAAAATGAACTCAAAGAAGCGTTTAAGGTTTATGAGAATTACGATGAAGTGTGGTTCAAAAAGTCCGAGCGTGTGGATTACGGATATCTTAAAGGTGTCGCTTACGAGAAAGCGAAAGTCTATCCGGCGGCGATCCAGGCCTATAATGAGTTTTTAAATAAATTCAACAAGCTTGCCGATCCCGAGTCCGTTCGTGTCTACGAGGGTTTGCCGACGGAAGATTTTATTCAGCTTCGTCTTGCAAAGAGCTACCTCGAAAATAAACAGTACGGTCTCGCTTCGGGAACGCTGACGAAGGTTAAACTAGATAAAATATCGCAAGAAGAAAAAGACGAGTTCCATATGGTTTCCGCTAAAATCGATATGAACAACGAGCGTTGGTCGGCGGCGATCGCGCATTTAGAGAAAATCTCTAAAGGTAACTTTGATATCGTGAACCTAAAAGCCGATGTTCAGGCTTCTCTCAAACAGCCACAAAAAGCTATTGATGAAATCGATAGGTATTTAGATTCAGAGAAAACCAAGAAGCAGGAGAAATTCCATCTTCTCAAGAGAAAGATTGCGTTGATGGATGACGCAAAGGCGCCAGAGGCTGAACTGTTTTCCTACATGGAGCGCTTTCACCAAGAATTTAAAGATACTGACTATAATTATGACGAAATAAAGTACAAGTTAGGCGCTCAGTGGGCTCATCAGAAAAAATTCAAAGAAGCTGAGGATGTTTGGTCTTCAATTTCCGAAGGTAATGTTTGGAAAAATCTAGCGGCGGAAGCTGTCAAAGACAAAAAATGGAACGATCAGTACAAAAAGTATATCGATCGTATCCCTGCGATGGCGGATAAAAAGGAGAATTCGAAATGA
- a CDS encoding flagellin FliC: MGLRINTNTAALNAQRNLYGTKLALDKSLEKLSSGYRINRAGDDAAGLAISESLRGQIRGLKMAWRNAQDGVSMIQVAEGGLQEVSNILIRLRELGVQGASDTIGPVERQLLNVEYQQLLDEIDRIADSTEFNGTPLLSGTGAVLDFQVGTRNDPNIDRLSFDASKTDANSAAIGVNLTTVADKASAQNSLAAIDEAIVAVSAMRADFGAMQNRLNSTINNLSISLENMAAANSRIRDVDVAEETAEMTKQNILLQAGTSVMAQANQSSKHALQLLNSAFS; the protein is encoded by the coding sequence ATGGGACTCAGGATTAATACAAACACAGCGGCTTTGAACGCACAAAGAAATTTGTACGGAACGAAGTTAGCACTTGATAAGAGCTTGGAGAAGTTATCTTCAGGTTATCGAATCAATCGTGCGGGCGATGATGCGGCAGGTTTGGCAATCTCAGAGAGTCTTCGCGGACAGATTCGCGGTTTGAAGATGGCATGGAGAAACGCACAAGACGGTGTCTCTATGATTCAAGTTGCCGAAGGCGGTTTGCAAGAAGTCAGTAACATCCTTATCAGATTGCGCGAACTCGGCGTACAGGGTGCTTCTGATACTATCGGACCTGTTGAGAGACAGCTCCTCAATGTCGAATACCAACAATTATTAGACGAAATTGATCGTATCGCAGACTCCACAGAGTTTAACGGAACTCCACTCCTCAGCGGAACAGGCGCAGTGCTTGATTTCCAGGTGGGAACTCGTAACGATCCAAATATTGATAGATTATCATTTGATGCCTCTAAAACAGACGCGAACAGTGCGGCCATCGGTGTAAACCTCACCACGGTTGCAGACAAAGCGTCAGCTCAAAACTCGTTAGCAGCTATTGACGAAGCGATCGTTGCTGTTTCAGCAATGCGCGCGGACTTTGGAGCTATGCAGAACCGACTGAACTCAACGATCAACAATTTGTCGATCTCACTTGAGAACATGGCCGCTGCAAATAGCCGAATCCGTGATGTAGATGTCGCGGAAGAAACGGCTGAAATGACCAAACAGAATATCTTGCTCCAAGCAGGAACCTCTGTGATGGCTCAAGCTAACCAGTCTTCTAAACACGCACTCCAATTATTGAACTCGGCCTTCTCTTAA